In Xyrauchen texanus isolate HMW12.3.18 chromosome 27, RBS_HiC_50CHRs, whole genome shotgun sequence, one genomic interval encodes:
- the LOC127621401 gene encoding Golgi membrane protein 1-like — MMMGALGNGRRGGRSPSLLLAALIACILLLGFNYWFSNSRNINLQSKLLEMDEHMRLLAADRDREQQSKIKAEERTRRQNQQLDLMENTYRAQQESAINTWKQEKENLKLNISISTKTVLGMKYHMKSLMEDLSKMQSELKSCKSNFDILNKKTIKDLTQCDKQIVAMKEECSQKIGAVKSEKHEKEHLPETLQNPSGSKTQKVTDSKAKSEVPPANHGNKSAAGPSNINSNVNPRPKNDETIVGKDKKDAVISKPTIKNEKVNKPANENVLKAVKDIKGKSLKAAGGEKDADTLLDQAGIFETKEDDIGFEIGDGNEGDAGIAEREEDARIGQRKDEDAIMYDNEGEIEKQLSKIKDENPGGGQNMEDEFANYNGENDNQPESEDDKQAELVRM, encoded by the exons ATGATGATGGGTGCACTGGGGAACGGTCGACGCGGAGGTCGCTCTCCATCTTTGCTGTTGGCCGCACTAATCGCCTGCATCCTCCTGCTCGGCTTCAACTATTGGTTCTCAAACTCCAGAAACATCAATCTGCAG AGTAAGCTATTGGAGATGGATGAACACATGAGGCTGTTGGCtgcagacagagacagagagcagCAGAGCAAGATAAAGGCAGAGGAGAGGACACGTAGGCAAAACCAACAACTGGATTTAATGGAGAATACATACCGTGCACAACAGGAGAGTGCAATCAACACATGGAAACAGGAAAAA GAGAATCTAAAACTCAACATTTCCATCAGTACTAAAACAGTGCTGGGCATGAAAT ATCATATGAAGTCATTAATGGAGGATCTAAGTAAGATGCAGAGCGAGCTAAAGTCCTGTAAAAGTAACTTTGACATCCTCAATAAAAAAACCATCAAAGACCT GACTCAGTGCGACAAACAAATTGTGGCCATGAAAGAGGAATGCAGTCAGAAAATTGGAGCTGTCAAATCGGAAAAGCATGAAAAGGAACATCTTCCCGAAACTCTACAG AATCCTAGTGGCTCAAAGACACAGAAAGTCACTGATTCAAAAGCCAAATCTGAGGTTCCTCCCGCAAACCATGGGAATAAAAGTGCTGCAGGACCATCAAACATTAATTCCAACGTGAATCCACGTCCCAAAAATGATGAGACCATAGTGGGGAAAGACAAAAAAG ATGCTGTGATCTCCAAACCAACCATTAAGAATGAGAAAGTCAACAAACCAGCCAATGAGAACGTTTTAAAAGCAGTGAAAGATATTAAAGGAAAGTCCTTAAAGGCAGCAGGTGGTGAAAAGGATGCAGATACTCTGCTGGATCAAGCAGGAATTTTTGAAACCAAGGAAGATGACATTGGATTCGAGATTGGGGATGGGAATGAGGGAGACGCTGGAATAGCAGAGAGGGAGGAAGACGCCAGAATTGGGCAGAGGAAAGATGAAGACGCCATTATGTACGACAATGAGGGCGAGATAGAGAAACAGCTCTCTAAGATTAAAG ATGAAAATCCAGGTGGCGGACAGAATATGGAGGATGAGTTTGCTAATTATAACGGTGAAAACGACAACCAGCCGGAGTCTGAGGATGACAAACAAGCCGAGCTCGTAAGGATGTAA
- the ddx51 gene encoding ATP-dependent RNA helicase DDX51 — MALFTINRYLGEEEDSESNRECRSRALLAKLQEQAKAREQQSKSDTTDKDGDHQSNTEHKKKRKHERRELEGKQRKTKKETTDLADEAASPTKKQKHRMLSIENESVNAGNDDSDNGSSAEITETCKGDPEESQNTGKVVDPQIDQLHAGGGIGASETSFQILGGFKEKMVEKVKRVLPQWLAQPDVIQRDIKSHLVPIQEVLGIHPTLLKKLEANGIKSFFPVQAEVIPAILGSVSSGLLVGPGGYRPRDICVSAPTGSGKTLAFVIPVIQALSERVVCEVRALAVLPTKELAQQVSKVFFSYAEGTGLKVVLITGQKSLAAERAALSENRGGINRSFADIVVATPGRLVDHINKNDSFSLQHLRFLIIDEADRMIDSMHQSWLSEVIKAVYRSSGDSQRSVFRRIQPGPITVSSLSPPQLPLQKLLFSATLTQNPEKLQLLNLHQPQLFSSTHTTSDTAQSQEKFNFPQGLSEYYVPCTLSKKPLLILHYLLRLKFSPALCFTNSREAAHRLYLLVKLFGGVEVAEFSSRLSPSERQRTLKDFEQGKIPLLISTDAAARGIDINGVKCVINYDAPQYVRMYIHRVGRTARAGKAGLAFTFLLKVQEKRFLQMVADAGSPGIQRQMVQLESLKSMESRYEKTLVELSKAVKEENAKKRF; from the exons ATGGCACTGTTTACTATTAATCG GTATTTAGGGGAGGAGGAAGACAGTGAATCTAACAGAGAGTGTCGGTCCAGAGCACTGCTGGCTAAACTGCAGGAACAAGCCAAAGCCAGAGAACAGCAGAGTAAATCAGATACAACTGATAAAGATGGAGACCATCAGAGTAACACTGAACATAAGAAGAAACGAAAACATGAACGGAGAGAGTTGGAGGGAAAACAGCGCAAAACTAAGAAGGAAACTACAGATCTTGCTGATGAAGCTGCTAGTCCGACTAAAAAGCAAAAACACAGAATGTTGTCAATTGAAAACGAGAGCGTAAATGCAG GAAATGATGACTCCGATAATGGAAGCTCTGCAGAAATCACAGAAACATGTAAAGGTGACCCAGAGGAAAGTCAGAATACTGGAAAAGTAGTGGATCCTCAGATTGATCAGCTACATGCAGGAGGAGGAATCGGCGCATCTGAAACTAGTTTCCAAATCCTGGGTGGATTCAAAGAGAAGATGGTAGAAAAG GTCAAAAGAGTTTTACCGCAGTGGTTAGCACAGCCTGATGTCATTCAGAGAGACATTAAGAGTCACCTCGTCCCAATCCAAGAGGTGCTCGGCATTCACCCAACACTGCTGAAGAAACTGGAAGCAAATGGAATAAAGAGCTTCTTTCCAG TTCAAGCTGAAGTCATCCCTGCTATTCTAGGCAGTGTGAGCTCAGGGCTGCTGGTCGGTCCAGGTGGATACAGACCCAGAGACATCTGTGTTTCTGCACCTACAGGAAGTGGAAAGACACTGGCGTTTGTCATACCTGTCATACAG gCGTTGTCTGAGCGCGTGGTGTGTGAGGTTCGTGCATTGGCTGTGTTACCCACCAAAGAGTTAGCACAACAG GTGTCAAAGGTGTTTTTCTCATACGCTGAAGGCACTGGTCTAAAGGTGGTTTTGATAACCGGCCAGAAGTCTTTAGCTGCAGAGCGTGCAGCACTTTCTGAAAACAG AGGGGGTATTAACCGCAGTTTTGCAGATATTGTGGTGGCCACGCCAGGCCGATTAGTGGATCACATCAACAAAAACGACAGCTTCAGTTTACAGCACCTTCGATTTCTG ATTATTGATGAGGCAGACAGGATGATTGACAGCATGCATCAGTCCTGGCTCAGTGAGGTAATTAAAGCAGTGTACAGAAGTTCAGGTGACTCACAGCGGTCTGTATTCAGGAGAATACAGCCTGGACCAATCACAGTTTCAAG TTTGTCTCCTCCACAGCTGCCTCTGCAGAAGTTGCTGTTCTCCGCTACACTCACCCAGAACCCTGAGAAACTACAACTGCTGAATCTGCATCAGCCACAACTCTTCAGTTCCACACACACCACCTCAGACACCGCACAAAGCCAAGAGAAGTTTAACTTCCCTCAGGGACTCTCT GAGTATTATGTGCCCTGCACTCTCAGCAAGAAACCGCTCCTCATCCTGCACTACCTGCTCCGGCTCAAGTTCAGTCCTGCTTTGTGCTTCACCAACTCCAGAGAAGCAGCGCACCG ACTTTATTTGCTTGTGAAGCTGTTTGGTGGTGTGGAAGTTGCTGAGTTTTCCTCCAGACTGAGCCCAAGCGAACGACAACGAACCCTGAAGGACTTTGAGCAAGGAAAGATCCCGCT ATTGATCAGCACTGATGCTGCTGCCAGAGGCATTGACATCAACGGAGTGAAATGCGTCATAAATTATGATGCTCCACAATACGTCCGAATGTACATTCACAG GGTGGGACGAACAGCGAGGGCAGGGAAAGCTGGACTGGCTTTTACCTTTCTCTTAAAAGTGCAG GAGAAGAGGTTCTTGCAGATGGTGGCTGACGCTGGCAGTCCCGGCATACAGAGGCAGATGGTGCAATTAGAAAGTCTTAAAAGCATGGAGAGCCGCTATGAAAAAACGCTAGTTGAGCTTAGCAAAGCTGTGAAG GAGGAAAATGCAAAGAAGCGGTTCTAA